Within the Cyanobacterium sp. T60_A2020_053 genome, the region AGGTATTAGGTTAAAGAATTGACAAGAAACTTATGTTTATTGATCTTTTTGTTGTACAAGAGTCTATTGAGGGAAGGGTTTTAAACCTGAAACCTGCTACCTGCTACCTGAAACCTCCCTTAACATTTGAATCAGTGCGTAACGTCAGTTAGTAATAAAAATGAAAATTTATGGCAACTCTAACAATTAGACTCCCCGATGATAAGCACGATAGACTAAAACAATTAGCAGAAACTAGAGGGATTAGTCTTAATAAATTGATGGATGAATTTTGTACTAAAGCGATTTCAGAATTTGATACTTATAACCGTTTTCAGGCTATGGCGCTGAGGGGTAATGCAGAAACAGGCTTAAAATTATTAGCTAAACTGGATCAGTTATCCTAATCAAAAGTAATCAATTAAAATTAAGTGCAGTAGGCAACGACATATTTAAAATTTCACTCACCGACTGAAAACTGACTGACGATGACAAAAATATCACAGTGGAATCAAGAAGAATGGGAAACAACAATTATTGATTTTGCTAACCTGCAAGGAGAAATTAACTATCGTCAGGCGCAACAATCCTTACGAGGATTATTAGATAATTTAGATTTACAACCAGAAGAAGAAATCGGTTTAGAAACGGAAATCGTGCGCCTGTCATCCATGCTGGAAAAATTAGACCAAAGCATCATTCAAATTGCTGCTTTTGGTATGGTAGGGAGAGGAAAATCTAGTGTTTTAAATGCTTTAATCGGTGAGGAAATATTTGTGACAGGGGCGCTACATGGTGTCACCCGTGATATTGATCAAACGAATTGGCAACTAAATGGCGAAGTTATTGGCAATCAAGGGCAAAAAATCCAACGGTTAATCAATGCTAATGCCAATAGTCAAATTCAATTAATTGACACTCCCGGCATTGATGAAATTGACGGGGAAACCAGAGAGGCGTTAGCGCACGAATTGGCTTCTCAAGTGGATTTAATTTTGTTTGTGGTGTCGGGAGATATGACTAAAGTGGAGTATAGCGCCCTCTCCCGTTTACGAGAAGTGGGTAAACCGATGATATTGGTGTTTAATAAAATTGATCAATATCCCGAAGCAGATCGTTTAGAAATTTATGAGACAATCAGAGATAAAAGAGTAAAAGAGTTATTATCCCCCGATGAAATTGTCATGGTAGCAGCCTCCCCATTGCTGGTAGAAGCTAAACGGGATAAAGAAGGAAAAGTTAAGGTTAACCGCTATCGTGGCGCCCCTCAAATCGAGGATTTACAGGTCAAAATTTTAGAAATTTTACATCAAGAAGGAAAATCTTTGGTGGCGCTAAATACCATGTTATTTGCGGGTAATATTAATGAAAAGGTAGTGCAACAAAAAATTACTTTGCGCCATCATCATGCTGAAAAAATCATTCAAAAAGCAGTGATGACGAAAGCCACCGCCATCGCCTTAAACCCTGTCACTGCCTTTGATTTGTTTACAGGGGCGCTAATTGATGTTGCCATGATTGTCAGTCTTTCTCATCTTTATAATATTCCTATGACACGGGGAGGGGCGCTGGAGTTACTGAAAAAAATTGCTTTTAGTATGGGCGGTATTACAGCTAGTGATATACTTGTAACATTTGGTTTAAGTTCCCTTAAAGGTATTTTAGGGGCAAGTGCGCCCCTCACCGCAGGATTAACCCTAGTGCCTTATGTATCAGTGGCTATCACCCAAGCCGGAGTAGCTGGAGTTTCTACCTATGCCATCGGGAAGATTACTTCTGTGTATTTGGCGGAGGGCGCTTCATGGGGCGATGATGGACCTTTAGCGGTGGTGGAAAGCATCATTAATTCCCTTGATGAGACTTCCATTTTAAATCGTATTAAAGGTGAATTAAAAGCTAAATTAGGTAGGGGTGGATAATGGACAATGGACAATTGATAATGGACAATTGATAATGAAAAACTACTAATTATCCCCCTGTCACCCTCTACTTCCCCTGCTTCCCTTTCTCCCTCTGCTTCCCCTTCTAAATCAATTCCCCAGCGCCCATCTCCGCTAAAGTTTGCCAACCGGGTTGCCACAAATCTCGATCTTTTAATTGTTTGGCATTAATCCAAAAGCGCACGTCACCATCACAAGAAGCTGTCATTTCAGCAAATACCCAGCGCCCTTCATTTTTGCGGTTAATCACTTGAAAATGTCGCCATCCCCATGTTTTTTGTGTTGATGTCCATTTTGAACCTAAAAGATGAGGATATTTTTGTTTTTGTGCCATGGAATATTGAAAATATTAAAGATTTTTTTTGCTATTGAAAGGAATACTTTTTTACTTTGTTCCAACTATTACTTTTATTCATGATATTTACGGAATTTTTCTAGTAAATATTGTAATATTTCTTCTCTGTCCTTATTCATATTTAGTATTTGTTCTTCCTGATTTATTTTTTTTAATCCTCTTTCTTTTCTCGTTAACTCTTCCTTCATTTATCTTTACATTTAGTGTAAACCACAGTTATTTAGCAGACCCTAAACCGATTTTATTAAAAATAACATGGTGGGCATTGCTAACCCGACAAAATAAATTAAATTTTAATCTTCAAATTTGTAACCAACACCGACAACAGTTTTAAGGAAAGTAGGATGTGCTGGGTTAGGTTCAATTTTTTTGCGTAAACGACGAATATGGGTATCAACCACCCTTTCATCACCAAAAAAATCAGCACCCCATAGTTGATCGATTAATTGGGTGCGATTCCATACTTTAGCTGGATAACTAAGAAAAATCGATAGTAACTTAAATTCTAGGGCAGTTAAATCTAAATCTTCTGATTTTTCGCCGTCTAATTGGCGCAGGGCGCTGTGTTCGTCAAGGTTAAGATAAAAATGGTCTGTTTGATAAATTTGGGATTGTTGCCCATGACGTAAACTGCGCCGTAACAGCGCCCTCACCCGTGCCACCAATTCCCTGGGGCTAAAGGGCTTAACCAAATAGTCATCAGCGCCCGTGGAAAGCCCAATAATGCGGTCTATTTCTTCTCCCTTAGCAGTTAACATCAAAATATAAGGGTCTTTTTGGAGAGATTGACTTCGGATGCGATTACAAACCTCTAACCCATCCATTTTCGGTAACATTAAATCTAAAATAATTACGTCAGGTTGCCAAGTCTGAGCAACCCTTAAACCTTCTTCACCATTTCCAGCCACCTGACAGTTAAAGCCCTCCTTAACAAAAACCGACTCAATCAAACCACTAATTTCCCTTTCATCCTCAACAATCAAAATATCCATCAACTAATGAATTATGAATAATTAATAATCTCCCTGTCTTCCCTTCTCCCTTTCTTCCCTTCTCCCCTTCTCCCTGTCTTCCCTTTCTCCCTTTCTCCCTTTCTCCCCTTCCTTCCCTAATTTCCCGTAAGTTTTACCACAGCAATACCGCCAAAATAAAGAGCTAAAACAGCGCCCCCCAACAAAGATTGAGTTAAAGGGTCAGTAGAAGGCGTAATAACAGCGCCCATCACCGCCGCCGCAACTATCACAACGCGCCATCCTGCCAACATTTGTTGAGAGGAAACCAACTTGAGATTACCTAATAATAATTGAATTACTGGGATTTGAAAAGCAATACCCGTACAAAACATCAACAACAAAACGAATTTAAAGTATTTATCGATAGACCATAACTGTTCTACTACATCCCCACCATAACTAACAAAAAAGTTCAGCGCCGCAGGAATTAATAACCAATAAGCAAAAGCTAAACCAGCAAAAAACAGAATACTTGAACCGAAGACGACGGGCGCTAATAATCTTCTTTCTTTTCTAGTTAAACCGGGTACAACAAACTGTACTACCTGATAAATTATCATCGGACTTGCCAGTAAAATACCGGTATAACCAGCTACTTGGAAAGAAACGAAAAAAAACTCGCCCGGAGCTAACTGTAAAAATTTAACCCCTTGAGCAGGGACTTCTAGCCATGCTACGATAGGTTTAACGAAAGCAAAACAGGCAAGGGCGCTGACGATAACAGAAATCAAAGAAATAAATAATCGTCTTCGTAACTCCTCCACATGATCAAAAAAACCCATTTCTGCAGATTCGGGAATTTCATCCCAATAATTACTCTCGTCCTTTGTTTTTACTTCTTGTTCTGTAATTGCCATAGCT harbors:
- a CDS encoding response regulator transcription factor — encoded protein: MDILIVEDEREISGLIESVFVKEGFNCQVAGNGEEGLRVAQTWQPDVIILDLMLPKMDGLEVCNRIRSQSLQKDPYILMLTAKGEEIDRIIGLSTGADDYLVKPFSPRELVARVRALLRRSLRHGQQSQIYQTDHFYLNLDEHSALRQLDGEKSEDLDLTALEFKLLSIFLSYPAKVWNRTQLIDQLWGADFFGDERVVDTHIRRLRKKIEPNPAHPTFLKTVVGVGYKFED
- a CDS encoding toxin-antitoxin system HicB family antitoxin is translated as MATLTIRLPDDKHDRLKQLAETRGISLNKLMDEFCTKAISEFDTYNRFQAMALRGNAETGLKLLAKLDQLS
- the tatC gene encoding twin-arginine translocase subunit TatC, which gives rise to MAITEQEVKTKDESNYWDEIPESAEMGFFDHVEELRRRLFISLISVIVSALACFAFVKPIVAWLEVPAQGVKFLQLAPGEFFFVSFQVAGYTGILLASPMIIYQVVQFVVPGLTRKERRLLAPVVFGSSILFFAGLAFAYWLLIPAALNFFVSYGGDVVEQLWSIDKYFKFVLLLMFCTGIAFQIPVIQLLLGNLKLVSSQQMLAGWRVVIVAAAVMGAVITPSTDPLTQSLLGGAVLALYFGGIAVVKLTGN
- a CDS encoding TIGR02450 family Trp-rich protein; translated protein: MAQKQKYPHLLGSKWTSTQKTWGWRHFQVINRKNEGRWVFAEMTASCDGDVRFWINAKQLKDRDLWQPGWQTLAEMGAGELI
- a CDS encoding DUF697 domain-containing protein — protein: MTKISQWNQEEWETTIIDFANLQGEINYRQAQQSLRGLLDNLDLQPEEEIGLETEIVRLSSMLEKLDQSIIQIAAFGMVGRGKSSVLNALIGEEIFVTGALHGVTRDIDQTNWQLNGEVIGNQGQKIQRLINANANSQIQLIDTPGIDEIDGETREALAHELASQVDLILFVVSGDMTKVEYSALSRLREVGKPMILVFNKIDQYPEADRLEIYETIRDKRVKELLSPDEIVMVAASPLLVEAKRDKEGKVKVNRYRGAPQIEDLQVKILEILHQEGKSLVALNTMLFAGNINEKVVQQKITLRHHHAEKIIQKAVMTKATAIALNPVTAFDLFTGALIDVAMIVSLSHLYNIPMTRGGALELLKKIAFSMGGITASDILVTFGLSSLKGILGASAPLTAGLTLVPYVSVAITQAGVAGVSTYAIGKITSVYLAEGASWGDDGPLAVVESIINSLDETSILNRIKGELKAKLGRGG